In Syntrophales bacterium, the following proteins share a genomic window:
- a CDS encoding glycosyltransferase — MKQSNRLSRDKIRITITGGEPTIDPNLNYILSSLLDKDNKTIHISVITNLSRSHNYFENFVEQFGERNNHISFVASYHIENANESNFIRNLEILSSGGFRVFAWILAHPLFMDEVKRIYNRIKDLNLKNTRVVPKAIRDEFGRSAFPDNRYKIEDLKWLNQFADDGEILFMDTYDQNLGRVTRKFYNLNEAITLKINKFKGMLCNAGINMISIDENGFVSPAVCLRSSSKNFNIFEDENALEKVKGPIVCPFDACKCLADLPLLKYTNDYEAKGINRSNASREEPYKHPLINALQTKGWEYKKDLYLEHFDYVLKLKETSSPSISVIVISWRLHEDTVKNFQILNKQRNQNFELIFVDNGGKEREFELLKPYVDIYIRLKNNTGAYLARNIGSVFASAPILLFLEDDGIPESNLIKSHLDIHKKYDVIAVRGVYKPKTSNVLNRYAAHYFLGDKPFPYPSNLEGNSSYRADIFYKVGGWNDEIFFGHGGKELAIRLLRIENDPRKQIYSPEPIIYHDFATDNAHLAKKIRKQQESLSDLKKKYPEWDTIISTWKKFFARHDQLIPKIILDERQEKSINYHSHLLKALSYYEHGETDMAKNHLLSLITELKEIAR; from the coding sequence AACAGTTTGGTGAAAGAAATAACCACATATCCTTTGTTGCCTCGTATCACATAGAAAACGCAAACGAATCCAATTTTATCAGAAATCTGGAGATTTTATCGAGTGGAGGATTTAGAGTCTTCGCCTGGATACTTGCACATCCCCTTTTTATGGATGAGGTAAAAAGAATTTACAACCGCATAAAGGATTTGAACTTAAAAAACACCAGAGTTGTTCCGAAAGCAATAAGAGACGAATTCGGGCGAAGTGCTTTTCCAGATAACAGATACAAAATAGAGGATTTAAAATGGCTAAACCAATTTGCAGACGATGGCGAAATACTCTTTATGGATACGTATGATCAGAATCTCGGTAGGGTAACGAGAAAATTCTATAATTTAAATGAAGCAATTACCCTGAAAATAAACAAATTCAAAGGAATGCTGTGTAATGCTGGCATCAACATGATTTCAATTGACGAAAACGGATTCGTTTCCCCTGCCGTATGCTTAAGAAGCAGTTCAAAGAATTTTAACATATTCGAAGACGAAAATGCTTTGGAAAAAGTAAAAGGGCCTATCGTTTGCCCATTTGATGCTTGTAAATGTTTGGCAGATCTTCCCTTGTTAAAATACACAAACGATTATGAAGCAAAAGGAATAAACCGTTCAAATGCATCCAGAGAAGAACCGTATAAGCATCCCCTAATAAATGCTTTGCAAACCAAAGGCTGGGAGTACAAAAAAGATTTATATCTTGAGCATTTTGATTACGTTCTGAAACTAAAGGAAACATCAAGCCCCTCTATCTCCGTTATTGTCATTTCGTGGCGTTTACATGAGGATACAGTAAAGAATTTCCAAATTCTGAATAAACAGAGAAATCAGAATTTTGAACTCATCTTTGTTGACAACGGTGGAAAAGAAAGAGAATTTGAACTCCTTAAGCCATATGTAGATATTTACATTCGATTAAAAAACAATACCGGTGCATACCTGGCAAGAAATATTGGGAGCGTTTTTGCTTCTGCCCCCATCCTCCTATTTCTTGAGGATGATGGCATACCTGAAAGTAATCTCATTAAATCACACCTTGACATCCATAAAAAATACGACGTAATTGCTGTAAGAGGCGTGTATAAACCTAAAACCTCGAATGTTCTGAACAGATACGCAGCACATTACTTCCTAGGGGATAAACCTTTCCCATATCCATCAAATCTGGAGGGAAACTCTTCTTACAGGGCTGACATTTTCTACAAAGTAGGGGGCTGGAATGATGAAATATTTTTTGGTCATGGAGGCAAAGAATTAGCTATCAGACTATTGAGAATAGAGAATGATCCGAGGAAGCAGATATACTCACCGGAACCTATAATATACCATGATTTTGCAACTGATAATGCCCATCTTGCAAAAAAGATCCGAAAACAACAAGAATCTCTCTCTGATTTGAAGAAAAAATACCCAGAGTGGGACACGATTATCTCCACATGGAAGAAATTCTTTGCCAGACATGATCAACTAATACCTAAGATTATTCTCGACGAGAGACAAGAAAAATCAATTAACTATCACTCTCATCTTTTAAAAGCTCTGTCTTATTATGAACATGGTGAAACAGACATGGCAAAGAATCACCTATTGTCACTGATCACGGAACTAAAGGAGATAGCAAGATGA
- a CDS encoding glycosyltransferase, whose product MYTFTPHLVSGMHPEKLQTYLTNQLYSALDRCGIKNFILWLYPPHPFVEMILDVLKEKATLIVSDCVDDHRHYAKDTFEKDQIEKRYKKVIGQSNVVFTVSKSMQKEMKKFNSEIYYIPNAIPEEVLHHNEPPPPEFSFLKRPIIGYTGALSMRIDVDLLKFIAKERPNWSIALIGTVPHPKVQELFRLENIYWFGPKLYSDIHRFINNFDVCIIPHSVNTFTDYMNPIKLYEYLASGKPIVSTDVAGVDMFRDVIEVASSSSEFLYAIEKALNQDSVKKQILRKERIYIHTWMSRAEEMMQLCLHSIQEERSKYRKKNNDSTIIEKLKNLVPPNAKKILNIGCGKGLLGDAIKKEVNCMVTGIESDIQDANKAKLILDEVITGDIEEKVNDLPSNNYDCVIFENSLEKYRNPETLLKKLIRTIKPGGQIIVYIPNVIHRLTEGQLPADYVSSLNRDYIDGGPYLYFTKNSIIKLFTNAGYEISQMSTTTPKSDPHDSQDYHLFNCYKLSTEITEGESTHPYIVVANKPQPEPKLTSIIILTYNGLHYTKQCVQSIIKSTYSPYELIIVDNGSTDGTAQYFQNIIGGNSTVCGYRLEVQEDGKVVKYENIHLKNQKKTNKNKCTTQDTIKFLSNIKIIENGKNLGFAEGNNRGIAVSNGEFIVIINNDVVVTPGWLEKMIEAIDWSENLGIAGPLTNFVSGPQMVRSVKYNTKTLEGLNEFSEQIAKTYDGHSEIFWRVVGFCMLIKREVINKIGGFDTRFRIGNFEDDDFSLRANIAGFKSVIVGDCFVHHFGSRTFKESGINYSETLLENWKVFKKKWNLNQDLSYGEEFDVQSLLNIKFDPDLHYVPLIIQEHTVSWAEKLYEKGDIEGAKHCLLKILESHPDNVEAYNDLGFIYFQEGKTEMAKDYFLRGLSINPEHPDILENLGHVMNSEGSYESAFSYFRRALTSRPNDPQLLNSIGYCLMNMGEIDKAKKFFKQSYEINEEQPHLREILESIEGKEYSLNINQVNEVR is encoded by the coding sequence GTGTACACATTCACTCCCCACCTAGTATCGGGCATGCATCCTGAAAAACTACAAACCTACTTAACAAACCAACTGTACAGTGCCTTAGACCGATGTGGTATCAAAAACTTCATCCTCTGGCTATACCCACCCCATCCATTCGTTGAGATGATCCTTGATGTTCTGAAAGAAAAAGCTACCTTAATTGTAAGCGACTGTGTTGATGACCATCGCCACTACGCAAAAGACACATTTGAAAAAGATCAGATTGAAAAAAGATACAAGAAAGTCATAGGTCAATCCAACGTTGTTTTTACTGTATCAAAGAGCATGCAAAAAGAAATGAAAAAATTCAACTCTGAAATCTACTATATTCCAAACGCGATTCCAGAAGAAGTGCTGCATCACAATGAGCCACCACCTCCAGAATTCTCTTTCTTAAAACGACCAATAATAGGTTACACAGGCGCCCTCTCAATGAGGATCGATGTAGATCTTTTAAAATTTATCGCAAAAGAAAGACCAAACTGGAGTATCGCGCTTATAGGGACTGTACCCCATCCAAAGGTTCAAGAATTGTTCAGATTAGAAAACATCTATTGGTTTGGACCTAAATTGTACAGTGATATACATAGATTCATAAACAACTTTGATGTCTGCATTATACCTCACAGTGTCAATACTTTCACTGATTATATGAATCCCATTAAATTATACGAATACCTAGCATCCGGAAAACCGATTGTATCAACCGATGTTGCCGGAGTAGACATGTTTAGAGATGTTATAGAAGTAGCCTCAAGTAGCTCAGAGTTTCTTTATGCAATAGAGAAAGCCCTAAATCAGGACTCCGTTAAAAAGCAGATCCTGAGAAAGGAGAGAATTTACATTCATACATGGATGTCGAGGGCAGAAGAAATGATGCAACTTTGCCTTCATTCGATCCAAGAAGAAAGAAGTAAATATAGGAAAAAAAACAATGATTCAACAATCATTGAGAAGTTGAAGAATCTAGTACCTCCCAATGCAAAAAAAATACTGAATATAGGATGTGGAAAAGGACTCCTCGGAGATGCAATTAAAAAGGAAGTAAATTGCATGGTAACCGGTATCGAGAGTGATATCCAAGACGCGAACAAAGCAAAGCTTATATTGGACGAGGTCATTACAGGTGATATTGAAGAGAAAGTTAACGACCTTCCCTCTAATAACTATGATTGCGTAATCTTCGAAAACTCTTTAGAGAAATACCGCAATCCTGAGACTTTACTGAAAAAACTGATAAGAACCATAAAGCCCGGTGGTCAAATTATCGTTTATATTCCTAACGTCATACATAGACTTACTGAAGGTCAATTGCCAGCTGACTATGTAAGCAGCCTCAATCGTGATTATATAGATGGAGGTCCCTACCTTTATTTTACTAAAAACTCAATCATAAAACTATTCACCAATGCTGGTTATGAAATTTCTCAAATGTCAACTACAACACCAAAGAGTGATCCTCACGATTCGCAAGACTATCATCTTTTTAACTGTTACAAATTATCTACGGAGATAACCGAAGGGGAGAGTACACATCCATACATCGTTGTGGCAAATAAACCACAACCGGAGCCAAAGTTAACTTCCATAATAATCCTAACCTATAACGGTTTACACTACACAAAACAATGTGTCCAATCCATAATAAAATCCACATATTCACCGTACGAACTAATAATAGTGGACAATGGATCCACTGATGGAACAGCACAATACTTCCAGAATATCATTGGGGGCAACAGCACGGTTTGCGGATACCGCTTAGAGGTGCAAGAAGACGGTAAGGTAGTGAAATACGAAAATATTCACCTCAAAAATCAAAAAAAGACCAACAAAAATAAATGCACAACGCAAGACACCATAAAGTTTCTCAGTAACATCAAAATTATCGAGAACGGAAAAAATCTGGGATTCGCAGAAGGAAACAACAGAGGAATTGCCGTATCCAATGGTGAGTTCATTGTAATCATAAATAACGATGTAGTTGTAACTCCAGGATGGCTGGAAAAAATGATAGAAGCCATTGACTGGTCAGAAAACTTAGGTATTGCCGGTCCTTTGACTAACTTTGTTTCAGGACCACAGATGGTCAGAAGTGTAAAATACAACACAAAGACACTTGAAGGACTTAACGAATTCAGTGAGCAAATTGCAAAAACATACGATGGTCATTCTGAAATCTTCTGGAGAGTAGTTGGTTTCTGCATGCTTATAAAAAGGGAAGTGATAAATAAAATAGGAGGATTCGACACCAGATTTAGAATAGGAAACTTTGAGGATGACGATTTCTCATTGAGGGCAAATATCGCCGGATTCAAATCAGTTATTGTAGGAGATTGCTTCGTTCATCATTTTGGAAGCAGAACATTTAAAGAATCAGGAATAAATTACTCTGAAACTCTGTTAGAAAACTGGAAAGTTTTCAAAAAGAAGTGGAATCTGAATCAAGATCTTTCATACGGTGAAGAATTTGACGTACAATCATTGCTAAATATAAAGTTTGATCCCGACCTCCACTACGTACCATTAATAATACAAGAACACACTGTATCTTGGGCAGAAAAACTCTATGAAAAAGGAGATATAGAGGGAGCAAAACACTGTTTATTGAAGATCCTTGAATCCCACCCCGATAACGTTGAAGCCTATAATGATCTGGGATTTATCTACTTCCAAGAAGGCAAAACCGAAATGGCTAAGGATTACTTCCTTAGGGGATTAAGCATAAACCCTGAACATCCTGACATTCTTGAAAACTTAGGACACGTTATGAATAGTGAAGGGTCGTATGAATCGGCATTCTCTTACTTTAGAAGAGCCTTAACATCAAGACCAAACGATCCACAACTCCTAAATTCCATTGGATATTGCTTGATGAACATGGGAGAAATAGATAAGGCTAAGAAATTCTTCAAGCAATCATACGAAATAAATGAAGAACAACCACACCTCAGAGAGATATTGGAAAGCATAGAAGGTAAAGAATATTCGCTAAACATCAACCAAGTGAACGAGGTGAGATAG
- a CDS encoding glycosyltransferase, with the protein MKKKKNREKNQTNRISLCMIVKNEEASIERCLESIHRFVDEIIIVDTGSTDKTCSIAEKYGAKIYYHPWENDFSKHRNQAISYATGNWILQVDADEELFDQDGHKLKATVNTGKADYYYCIFYDVDHNNSIKSIYNMVRLFRKGLGMRYVGKIHEQIEKRGKGAFSDIRFKHYGYYMDEQKIQIKLQQRRDMLSDAISEKPDDPYNYFQLAATYDFIGNLANTLMFGEIALELANKKNLCADYVLNIYYLLARCYLQLNDHGKSEHICLKALSIFPKSFDINYLLASIYFQERKWELCEKYGRQALATMDEILNKPSALGGSYLINVNEFYRIPLMLGYINCINKKLEEAEKYFLQAWEKSERNIKVAEEICLIYTRFGLTDFTSRWLETLWENRGEHEQTILHKSPELCLILARRFMQINKTENSEKCLELIDEEKLTDKQQITFSFLKMLLAWHKGDVSETISHLLFLHKKTELPIDFNINNIDDLGKIFFSLGEYFCRSKMWPEAKDAIKIGIIISPHFFVKERYLEILEKHNP; encoded by the coding sequence ATGAAAAAGAAAAAAAACAGAGAAAAAAATCAAACAAACAGAATATCACTGTGTATGATAGTGAAAAACGAAGAGGCATCCATAGAACGCTGTTTGGAAAGCATTCATCGTTTCGTTGATGAAATAATCATCGTTGATACAGGATCAACAGATAAAACGTGCAGCATTGCCGAAAAATACGGTGCAAAAATATATTACCATCCATGGGAAAATGATTTCAGCAAACACCGTAATCAAGCGATTTCCTACGCCACGGGCAACTGGATTCTGCAGGTAGATGCAGATGAGGAACTATTTGATCAAGACGGCCACAAATTGAAAGCAACAGTGAACACAGGCAAAGCGGACTACTACTACTGTATCTTTTACGACGTAGACCATAATAATTCAATTAAAAGTATATACAACATGGTCCGTCTTTTCCGCAAAGGGCTTGGTATGCGTTATGTGGGTAAAATTCACGAACAAATAGAAAAACGTGGCAAAGGAGCATTCAGTGATATCCGATTCAAGCACTACGGGTACTATATGGACGAACAAAAGATACAGATCAAACTTCAACAACGAAGAGATATGCTAAGCGATGCTATTTCTGAAAAACCTGATGACCCATACAACTATTTCCAGCTCGCCGCAACTTACGATTTTATTGGTAATTTAGCAAATACCTTAATGTTCGGAGAAATAGCATTGGAATTAGCGAACAAGAAAAATCTATGTGCTGACTATGTTCTTAATATCTACTACCTATTAGCTCGTTGTTACCTTCAGTTAAACGACCATGGTAAATCGGAACACATATGTTTGAAAGCACTAAGTATTTTTCCCAAAAGCTTCGATATAAACTACCTTCTAGCATCTATATACTTTCAAGAACGAAAATGGGAATTATGCGAAAAGTATGGCAGGCAGGCACTTGCAACAATGGATGAGATTTTAAATAAGCCTTCAGCTCTGGGAGGATCCTACCTGATAAATGTAAACGAATTTTACAGAATTCCCCTGATGCTTGGTTACATCAACTGCATCAACAAAAAATTGGAAGAGGCGGAAAAATATTTCCTTCAAGCCTGGGAAAAATCTGAACGTAACATCAAAGTGGCTGAAGAAATATGCCTAATATATACACGCTTTGGTTTAACAGATTTTACATCTCGATGGTTGGAAACTTTATGGGAGAACAGAGGAGAACATGAACAAACTATCTTACACAAATCTCCCGAATTATGTCTGATCTTAGCAAGGAGATTCATGCAAATTAATAAAACAGAAAATTCAGAGAAATGTTTAGAGCTTATAGATGAAGAAAAACTGACTGACAAACAGCAAATCACCTTTAGCTTCCTAAAGATGTTGCTTGCCTGGCACAAGGGTGACGTTTCAGAAACTATTTCACATCTTTTATTCTTACACAAAAAAACAGAATTGCCCATAGATTTCAATATTAATAACATCGATGATTTGGGAAAAATATTCTTCAGCTTGGGGGAATATTTTTGCCGTTCAAAAATGTGGCCTGAGGCGAAAGACGCTATCAAAATAGGGATAATTATATCTCCCCACTTCTTTGTAAAAGAACGTTATTTGGAAATCCTCGAAAAACACAATCCGTAA
- a CDS encoding flagellin, with product MGFRIQNNIAALNTQRNLGISESNLNKSLEKLSSGYRINSAKDDAAGLAISLNFQSDIASIKVAQRNISEANALLQVAEGAMNSIGDILVRLKELATQAASKNVGTDIDKLSQEYATLVQEIDRIADSTKYAGVALTDGSFDKKAFQIGYEKDTNAQLEISIDSVKSSKLGVATGDISTQSNAYNALSKIDNAISTLAASRSEIGAYQNRLTHAASNLAITLENFTAAESTIRDVDMAAEMTNFTKNQILVQAGMSMLAQANMVPQLVLSLFR from the coding sequence ATGGGTTTCAGAATTCAAAACAACATAGCAGCGTTAAACACACAGCGTAATCTTGGCATTTCAGAATCGAACCTAAATAAATCTCTTGAAAAACTATCATCGGGTTACAGGATAAACTCCGCGAAGGATGATGCCGCTGGATTGGCTATTTCTCTGAATTTCCAATCCGATATTGCCTCGATTAAGGTGGCACAGAGAAATATTTCAGAGGCCAATGCTCTGCTCCAGGTAGCGGAAGGTGCCATGAACAGCATCGGTGATATCCTTGTGCGTCTCAAAGAGCTCGCTACACAAGCTGCTTCCAAGAATGTAGGAACGGATATAGATAAGCTTTCACAAGAATATGCTACTCTGGTTCAAGAAATTGATCGTATTGCTGATTCGACAAAGTACGCTGGTGTAGCTCTCACAGATGGCAGTTTCGACAAGAAAGCGTTCCAGATTGGCTATGAAAAGGATACAAATGCCCAGCTTGAAATCTCCATCGATTCTGTGAAATCTTCAAAACTTGGAGTGGCAACAGGCGATATAAGCACGCAAAGCAACGCGTATAACGCTCTGTCTAAAATTGATAATGCCATCTCCACACTTGCTGCAAGTCGGTCCGAGATCGGTGCCTACCAGAATCGGCTAACACACGCTGCCAGCAACCTTGCAATTACGCTTGAGAACTTCACAGCAGCAGAATCCACAATAAGAGATGTGGATATGGCAGCGGAGATGACGAACTTCACCAAAAACCAGATCCTTGTTCAGGCGGGTATGTCCATGCTTGCGCAGGCAAATATGGTACCGCAGTTGGTACTGTCGCTATTCAGGTGA
- the fliD gene encoding flagellar filament capping protein FliD: protein MATGTNFISGLSTGLDWEKIVNQIIAIEHKRIDLITNKKNEYSEKLSEWNSLNTKLLAFKNSLNNLKKSENFNLFKTTLATDNQNVKAPDLLTVSTSTNASIGSYTLKINSLATAQKLSSDTFSSIDTPFGNGYEGDIIVNGRVLNITPSDTLRSLCNKINSANSGENPIGVTASIISSNPGEYKLILTSDKTGSEGIKLANGGNLDILNKLGFTDTSRVAKNTISGGVLSDRFLSTTETFHLLLGLNNPQMAAEGEIVINGIPIGSLDLATDTLLSLETKLKNAGLRVSIISETEDSKTYYRLLIEGATFSFTDKNNILETLGFIRAGYSDVYGLIGDMGNTSKGSPITPNTLIKDIDGYIGFSPTDYIHLEGFDTDGNAVSDTLTISENTTIADLLDKIESTFGNVTASITYDGKLKIVDNTTGESPLSLKIYVRNQNGQIDETLKFDSDYDMGTATAVRKREITAGTDASITIDGINVSRKNNNIDDLIPGLTLNLLKADRNTNITINVTRDIDTILGYIRNFVDSYNSVSSYIRQQTSYNSTNNKAGGVLFGDGTLHRVKADLASILVQSISGVNKHLSSLGLIGVSVDRYGQLSIDENKLRSLLNSNFMDVMKVFAVSATTSSSMITYISHGTHTKPGTYDVYITKAATRSTSNPSDATELSGDETLTITSLGSVAVIELTQGMTMDQIVNAINSEVTDLGLTAYLDTKGHLVIRSNHYGSGHSFTIHQKNNLLWYSGDQVVDNGEDVEGTINGELATGTGQLLRGTAGKPNIDGLVIKYTGTQTGHVGTLTLTIGVAELFDRVLYNMTDSTNGYVTTKKQSLENSIKDYEDQINDMEKLLDKRKDQLLRDFQKMEAAIQKLKYQSDWLTGQLETIKKSWNL, encoded by the coding sequence ATGGCTACGGGTACAAATTTTATAAGTGGATTATCAACGGGACTTGACTGGGAAAAAATCGTAAATCAGATAATCGCCATTGAACACAAGAGGATCGATCTCATAACTAATAAAAAAAATGAATACTCCGAAAAACTCTCGGAGTGGAACTCTTTAAATACAAAACTTCTAGCATTTAAAAATTCGCTAAATAATCTAAAGAAAAGTGAGAACTTTAACCTCTTCAAAACTACACTGGCGACGGATAACCAGAACGTCAAAGCTCCAGATCTTCTTACAGTTTCCACCAGCACAAATGCTTCCATTGGATCATACACGTTAAAAATAAACAGTCTCGCCACAGCACAAAAGCTATCGTCGGATACTTTCTCCAGTATAGACACGCCATTTGGGAATGGCTACGAAGGAGATATCATCGTTAACGGCAGAGTCTTAAACATAACTCCATCAGACACCCTCCGTTCCCTGTGTAATAAGATAAACAGTGCAAACAGTGGTGAAAACCCCATCGGAGTCACAGCTTCTATAATAAGTTCCAATCCGGGTGAGTATAAACTCATCCTTACAAGCGACAAAACCGGATCCGAGGGTATAAAACTCGCCAACGGCGGGAATTTGGATATTTTGAACAAACTTGGATTTACTGACACTTCACGGGTCGCAAAAAATACTATCTCAGGCGGTGTTCTTAGTGATCGTTTTTTGAGTACCACAGAAACATTTCATTTACTTTTGGGGTTGAATAATCCTCAGATGGCAGCTGAAGGAGAAATTGTCATAAACGGTATCCCCATTGGATCTTTAGATCTCGCGACTGACACTCTCCTGTCACTGGAGACAAAATTAAAAAACGCTGGACTCAGAGTTTCCATCATCTCAGAGACAGAGGACAGCAAAACGTACTACAGGCTTTTAATCGAAGGAGCTACTTTTTCATTCACAGACAAAAATAACATTCTTGAAACACTTGGGTTCATTAGAGCGGGTTATTCTGACGTGTATGGACTTATAGGGGATATGGGCAACACATCAAAAGGATCCCCCATTACACCAAACACTTTGATAAAGGACATAGATGGTTACATTGGATTTTCTCCCACAGATTACATACACCTCGAGGGATTTGATACTGATGGAAACGCCGTTAGCGATACCCTTACTATATCAGAAAACACAACTATTGCTGATCTCCTTGACAAAATAGAATCCACATTTGGAAATGTCACAGCTTCTATAACATATGACGGTAAACTGAAAATCGTGGATAACACAACAGGTGAAAGTCCTTTGAGCCTCAAAATATACGTCAGAAACCAAAATGGGCAAATTGATGAAACTCTGAAATTTGACAGCGATTACGACATGGGAACAGCCACTGCAGTAAGAAAAAGGGAAATCACAGCAGGAACAGACGCCTCCATAACCATTGATGGAATAAATGTATCGAGAAAAAACAATAACATTGACGATCTTATCCCCGGTTTAACATTAAACCTCTTAAAAGCAGACAGAAACACTAATATTACTATTAATGTGACAAGAGACATTGATACTATTTTGGGTTATATACGTAACTTTGTTGACAGTTATAATAGCGTATCCTCCTATATTCGCCAACAAACCTCGTACAACAGCACTAACAACAAAGCAGGCGGAGTCCTCTTCGGAGATGGAACACTCCACCGTGTGAAAGCAGACCTTGCTTCCATTCTAGTTCAGAGTATATCGGGAGTAAACAAACATCTTTCTTCCCTCGGTTTGATCGGTGTCAGTGTGGACAGATACGGTCAACTTTCCATAGACGAGAATAAACTAAGAAGTTTGCTGAATAGCAATTTCATGGACGTAATGAAGGTTTTTGCAGTATCCGCAACAACATCTTCGTCAATGATTACGTACATATCACACGGGACACACACAAAACCAGGTACATACGACGTTTACATTACGAAAGCTGCAACACGAAGTACATCCAATCCTTCTGATGCCACTGAACTGTCCGGAGATGAAACATTAACCATCACTTCGCTAGGATCGGTTGCAGTAATTGAATTAACACAAGGAATGACAATGGACCAAATAGTTAATGCCATAAACAGCGAGGTGACTGATCTCGGGCTCACAGCCTATCTCGACACAAAGGGTCACCTAGTTATAAGAAGCAACCACTATGGTTCTGGTCACTCTTTTACCATCCACCAGAAAAACAATCTGTTATGGTACAGCGGCGATCAGGTAGTAGATAATGGAGAGGATGTGGAGGGCACGATAAACGGGGAATTGGCCACAGGCACAGGACAGCTACTCAGAGGAACAGCCGGTAAACCAAACATAGACGGTCTTGTAATAAAGTACACCGGTACTCAGACAGGCCATGTGGGAACGTTAACTCTTACCATTGGTGTGGCCGAACTTTTCGACAGGGTTCTCTACAACATGACAGATTCTACCAATGGATACGTAACCACAAAAAAACAATCTCTAGAGAATTCAATAAAGGACTACGAAGATCAAATTAATGATATGGAAAAACTTCTCGACAAACGCAAGGATCAACTTTTGCGAGATTTCCAAAAAATGGAAGCGGCCATACAAAAACTCAAATACCAGAGTGACTGGCTCACTGGACAGTTAGAAACAATCAAGAAATCTTGGAATTTGTAA
- the fliS gene encoding flagellar export chaperone FliS: MYREAFKSYEKAKQTTTDPLRLVVMCYSAAIENLKEAKVAYEAGNYIKKAQALQKTLDIIYLLDSALDMKSGGHIAANLRSLYHFIIKTLVNADLKKDIAMIERVISILSDLESAWIAIENNKSTAKEAHPSSEELKIDSKALQSTLLHAWSA; encoded by the coding sequence ATGTACAGAGAGGCTTTTAAATCTTACGAAAAAGCTAAACAAACCACCACCGATCCCTTAAGGTTGGTGGTAATGTGCTATAGTGCTGCTATAGAGAACTTAAAAGAAGCAAAAGTGGCCTATGAAGCAGGTAACTATATTAAGAAGGCTCAAGCTTTACAAAAAACATTGGACATTATCTATTTGCTCGACAGTGCATTAGATATGAAAAGCGGGGGTCATATAGCTGCTAACCTGCGAAGTCTTTACCATTTCATCATAAAAACACTCGTCAATGCTGATCTTAAAAAGGATATTGCTATGATTGAAAGAGTTATCTCTATATTATCTGATCTGGAATCGGCATGGATTGCCATTGAAAATAACAAAAGCACAGCAAAAGAGGCACATCCCAGTAGCGAAGAGCTCAAAATAGATTCAAAAGCCCTTCAAAGTACGCTCTTACATGCATGGAGCGCATAA
- a CDS encoding flagellar protein FlaG, with amino-acid sequence MKVEPADLISTFMLGKETLTLTTSGKENNTSQHGMTSASKNEISRLVEKMQTYLQNMNISINFTTYGEKNERIAILVVEKETGKVIREIPPEELQRLYQRMCELSGLLYNGKI; translated from the coding sequence TTGAAGGTAGAACCTGCAGATTTAATATCTACGTTTATGTTGGGCAAAGAAACGCTTACTCTCACAACCTCAGGTAAGGAAAACAACACCAGCCAACATGGAATGACAAGCGCTTCCAAAAACGAAATCTCCCGACTCGTAGAAAAAATGCAAACTTATCTTCAAAACATGAACATATCCATAAATTTCACAACATATGGAGAGAAAAACGAAAGAATAGCGATCCTTGTTGTAGAAAAGGAAACGGGGAAAGTGATCCGCGAAATACCCCCAGAAGAACTCCAGAGACTCTACCAAAGGATGTGTGAACTCTCAGGCCTCCTGTATAACGGTAAAATTTGA